One Spinacia oleracea cultivar Varoflay chromosome 4, BTI_SOV_V1, whole genome shotgun sequence DNA segment encodes these proteins:
- the LOC130471801 gene encoding DNA repair protein XRCC3 homolog, giving the protein MLIPVPIVSPIRQKITTKCNAIDRITQGGVSVGEVTELCGENATGKTQLCLQASIACQLPPSLGGLFGSSIYIHSIGPFPIRRLTGLIPFILDSELHKHDNPCDHITIKQVESPYDLPNVLDWVVKLIQYSHNTSRHIRLLVIDSVASICTSHFDNTVEDLEARSQLLRAIGYGLKSISATYNVAVIVVNNVVDVFPSDRDSSTHFMMSSGRKVRPALGMGWTRNIATRLFLSKTMNSSTQMFDRLCSVLLSSTLELNACRFKITEQGVTDA; this is encoded by the coding sequence ATGTTAATACCAGTCCCAATTGTTTCACCAATTAGACAAAAAATTACAACTAAGTGCAACGCTATAGATCGCATTACACAAGGGGGTGTAAGTGTTGGAGAGGTGACAGAGTTATGTGGAGAGAATGCAACCGGTAAAACACAACTTTGCCTGCAGGCCAGTATAGCGTGTCAATTGCCTCCGTCCTTGGGTGGACTGTTTGGGTCGTCCATTTACATCCACTCGATTGGTCCATTTCCCATTCGGCGTTTAACAGGTTTAATTCCTTTCATTTTAGATTCTGAACTACATAAACATGACAATCCTTGTGATCACATAACAATCAAGCAGGTCGAATCACCGTATGACTTGCCTAATGTTCTTGATTGGGTTGTAAAGTTGATTCAATACTCGCATAACACAAGCAGGCATATCCGCTTACTTGTTATTGACTCAGTAGCTAGTATATGTACTAGTCATTTTGACAACACGGTGGAAGATCTAGAGGCACGTTCTCAACTTTTACGGGCCATCGGTTACGGGTTAAAGTCAATTTCCGCCACATATAATGTTGCGGTCATTGTTGTCAATAACGTCGTAGACGTGTTTCCTAGTGATCGTGATTCGTCTACACATTTTATGATGTCATCTGGAAGGAAGGTTCGACCCGCCTTGGGTATGGGATGGACTAGGAATATAGCAACTAGGTTATTTTTGAGTAAGACAATGAATTCCAGTACCCAAATGTTTGACAGATTGTGTAGTGTTTTGTTATCGTCCACACTAGAGTTAAATGCTTGTAGGTTTAAAATAACCGAACAGGGTGTTACCGATGCATAG
- the LOC110792716 gene encoding UBP1-associated protein 2C, giving the protein MDPTKKRKLDENGISDSDPIPNLTPDDVRKIIESFSPDQLRDILQNAAVSNPDVLQAVRVIADRDVTQRKLFIRGLGWETTSESLRTVFAAYGELEEAVVILDKNTAKSKGYGFVTYKHVDGAVVALKEPSKKIDGRVAVAQLASAGLSGGPNGNPRGPTSDASLRKIYVGDVPQDMPAERLLSHFASYGEIEEGPLGFDKQTGKSKGFALFVYKTPEAAQASLMEPVKNIDGRPMVCKLASEGKKGKGFAGPGQGQGQGQGQGQGQGQGPVSDGMGMQPGGPVPGQYGGPGGPGGYPSYGGGYPSGPGPNQMNSGFPSSVGGQGPGGYGGSGGYGGGVAGGYGGSQYAGGPNPTSYGGYGGAGGGLGAPGGGAGRGGSIYGMPPSAGGMPPAAGGGYSDGGHYGGYPSQQHQPTGTSPAPRGLPAGGAGGYPNAPPYY; this is encoded by the coding sequence ATGGATCCCACAAAGAAGCGAAAGCTCGACGAAAAcggtatttccgattccgatccAATACCAAATCTTACCCCCGACGACGTCCGCAAGATCATCGAATCCTTCTCGCCGGACCAACTTCGCGACATCCTCCAAAACGCCGCCGTTTCCAACCCCGACGTCCTCCAAGCGGTCAGAGTTATCGCCGACCGTGACGTCACCCAGCGGAAGCTCTTCATTCGAGGTCTAGGTTGGGAAACGACGTCGGAGAGTCTTCGTACTGTCTTCGCCGCATACGGAGAACTTGAAGAAGCTGTTGTCATTCTTGATAAGAACACGGCTAAGAGTAAAGGGTATGGTTTCGTTACTTACAAGCATGTCGACGGCGCCGTTGTGGCACTTAAAGAGCCTAGCAAGAAGATTGATGGGCGGGTTGCTGTGGCCCAATTGGCGTCTGCTGGTCTTTCCGGTGGGCCAAATGGGAACCCAAGAGGGCCGACGTCGGACGCTTCGTTGAGGAAGATTTATGTGGGTGATGTGCCTCAAGATATGCCGGCAGAGAGACTGCTGTCTCATTTTGCTAGTTACGGGGAGATTGAGGAAGGGCCGTTGGGTTTCGATAAGCAGACGGGGAAATCGAAGGGATTCGCTTTGTTTGTTTATAAGACGCCCGAGGCAGCGCAGGCGTCGTTGATGGAGCCTGTGAAGAATATTGATGGGAGGCCGATGGTTTGTAAGCTGGCTAGTGAAGGGAAGAAAGGGAAAGGTTTTGCTGGGCCTGGACAGGGGCAGGGGCAGGGGCAAGGACAGGGACAGGGACAAGGACAAGGACCTGTGAGTGATGGTATGGGGATGCAGCCCGGTGGGCCGGTGCCTGGACAGTATGGCGGTCCTGGAGGGCCGGGTGGATACCCATCTTATGGTGGTGGATATCCAAGTGGTCCTGGACCCAATCAGATGAATTCTGGATTCCCCTCTTCTGTGGGAGGTCAGGGACCTGGTGGGTATGGTGGTAGTGGAGGTTATGGTGGTGGGGTAGCTGGAGGGTATGGTGGCTCGCAATATGCTGGTGGGCCAAATCCGACTAGTTACGGGGGATATGGTGGTGCAGGAGGTGGTTTAGGAGCGCCTGGTGGAGGGGCAGGTCGTGGGGGTTCAATATATGGGATGCCACCGAGCGCTGGTGGAATGCCGCCTGCTGCTGGTGGAGGGTATTCAGATGGTGGGCATTATGGTGGTTACCCAAGTCAGCAGCACCAGCCTACAGGGACATCTCCGGCTCCTAGAGGCTTACCTGCTGGTGGTGCTGGAGGGTACCCTAATGCGCCACCCTATTACTAA
- the LOC130471800 gene encoding protein FAR1-RELATED SEQUENCE 5-like — protein MVTIDLNGEPAVEEETIVNIPTSNPPAVGMSINSGHEFSEFCHRYAYKEGFEMFVKSNVIRKEYKDKGVSKIGFGDLEARPHMMERIRLKCKKGGVKSSIGSNVTGCKMFVYGTQKDGEFIIISCDLKHNHPLSPNCSRMMVNYRCIDGPTFDRLMINERGGVSISRNFGTQLIEKGGFDNITFNKKDIRNAIAVERRKTMFEKGDAAGLEDYFKAQRELNGDFYSSIQRDGEGILKNAFWSDARSRGTCKYFGDVISFDTTFSSNRYRMPFAPFVGVNHHGKSTVFAAALISHEDTESFVWVFEEWLKCMGKPPKGILTDQDRAICSAIGKVFPGVPHRLCLWHMPQNASRNLGKLADWKSIDTLIRTAVHDMLDPDEFDEAWCLVMDRYNQRGKGWMQDSYDNRRQWAPAYNRGTFWAGMSSTQRSEGMNRYFKIHVDLECGLLQFIKNYEFCMKIKAQEEKEDNLKSLDTPPRLDVDKSVLAEYVFHKVYTNEMFVVVVNERKGLTHTNVTKLDALGSLVIYRADEKLTSPHWRKRFKSYNVTVDKVKGELSCSCQMFEFRGILCRHMLKAMDVEDFQFIPEKYILDRWSKQVRSYETIRVSYFDPEESKRLAKAKELSQRHNYLKDLAMQNETAYKLYTEGTDVLRLKMEDAVGIRKTGDVGDVSICWWDPDARNVFGRRRLRPREYNERALRRTVVPPEEGVLKTPIDKRHVGRSKKGPSSIYDKTKGKQACSHAETAANEELIRSMYGHIPTYRARQEHANNLHDVRVHPQYNGPVLEDVPESSQINLSEDISQIFDYETYEWRSRMGGWMTL, from the exons ATGGTAACTATAGACCTTAATGGTGAACCTGCTGTGGAAGAAGAAACCATTGTGAACATTCCCACGTCCAACCCCCCTGCCGTAGGCATGTCCATTAATTCCGGTCACGAGTTTAGTGAATTTTGTCATCGTTATGCCTATAAAGAGGGGTTTGAGATGTTTGTGAAAAGTAATGTTATTAGAAAGGAGTACAAAGACAAGGGTGTTAGTAAAATAGGTTTTGGAGATCTTGAGGCTAGGCCGCATATGATGGAACGAATCAGATTAAAATGTAAGAAGGGTGGTGTTAAATCAAGTATTGGTTCTAATGTTACTGGTTGCAAGATGTTTGTTTATGGGACGCAGAAGGACGGAGAGTTTATAATAATTAGTTGTGACTTAAAGCATAATCACCCTCTTAGCCCCAATTGCAGTAGAATGATGGTTAACTACCGTTGCATTGATGGTCCTACATTCGATAGGTTAATGATAAACGAAAGGGGGGGAGTTAGTATTAGTAGAAACTTTGGCACTCAATTGATTGAAAAAGGGGGCTTTGATAATATTACTTTCAACAAAAAGGATATTAGAAATGCCATAGCAGTTGAACGGCGTAAAACAATGTTTGAGAAAGGTGATGCTGCCGGTCTTGAAGATTACTTCAAAGCACAACGAGAACTTAATGGGGATTTTTATAGTTCTATTCAACGTGATGGTGAAGGTATTTTAAAAAATGCATTCTGGTCTGACGCGCGTAGTAGAGGGACTTGCAAATATTTCGGTGATGTTATAAGTTTTGACACAACTTTTTCAAGCAACAG GTATCGTATGCCATTTGCTCCTTTTGTTGGCGTAAACCACCATGGAAAATCGACTGTATTTGCGGCCGCTTTAATCTCACATGAGGATACTGAAAGTTTTGTTTGGGTGTTTGAGGAATGGCTAAAGTGTATGGGTAAGCCTCCGAAGGGCATTTTGACTGATCAAGATAGGGCAATATGTAGTGCAATAGGAAAAGTCTTCCCCGGTGTTCCACACCGACTCTGTTTGTGGCATATGCCACAGAATGCATCCCGGAATCTCGGTAAGCTAGCCGACTGGAAAAGCATTGATACGCTGATCAGAACAGCCGTGCATGATATGCTCGATCCCGATGAGTTTGACGAGGCTTGGTGTCTTGTGATGGATAGATATAATCAACGAGGTAAGGGTTGGATGCAGGATTCATACGACAACCGTCGGCAATGGGCACCAGCCTACAACAGAGGCACATTTTGGGCTGGAATGTCATCTACGCAGAGAAGTGAAGGTATGAATCGTTACTTCAAAATTCATGTAGACTTAGAATGTGGATTACTCCAATTTATTAAAAACTACGAGTTCTGTATGAAGATAAAGGCACAGGAAGAGAAGGAGGACAATTTAAAAAGTCTAGATACGCCTCCTCGACTAGATGTTGACAAGAGTGTGTTAGCTGAGTATGTGTTTCACAAGGTTTACACCAATGAGATGTTTGTTGTAGTTGTTAATGAGCGTAAAGGTTTAACCCACACAAACGTGACTAAACTTGACGCACTAGGGTCACTTGTTATTTATAGAGCAGACGAGAAGCTAACCTCTCCTCATTGGAGGAAAAGGTTTAAGAGCTACAATGTTACAGTCGATAAGGTTAAGGGGGAGTTATCTTGTTCATGTCaaatgtttgaatttagagGTATATTATGTCGGCACATGCTAAAAGCTATGGATGTTGAGGATTTTCAATTTATACCGGAGAAATATATACTAGATAGGTGGAGTAAGCAAGTGAGGTCATATGAGACTATTAGGGTTTCGTACTTTGATCCTGAAGAATCAAAACGGTTAGCAAAAGCTAAAGAGCTATCTCAAAGGCATAATTATTTGAAAGACTTAGCAATGCAAAACGAAACTGCGTACAAGTTGTATACCGAAGGTACTGACGTACTTAGGCTAAAAATGGAGGATGCGGTGGGTATTAGGAAAACTGGTGACGTAGGTGATGTTTCCATCTGTTGGTGGGATCCCGATGCACGTAATGTGTTTGGCCGTCGTAGGTTACGGCCAAGAGAGTATAATGAACGCGCCTTAAGAAGGACAGTTGTACCTCCCGAAGAAGGTGTGTTGAAAACCCCTATTGATAAGAGGCATGTGGGACGGTCAAAGAAAGGACCTTCTTCGATCTACGACAAAACTAAGGGGAAGCAAGCATGTTCGCACGCTGAGACTGCAGCTAACGAG GAACTTATTAGGTCTATGTATGGACATATTCCTACGTACCGGGCTAGGCAAGAACACGCCAACAACCTTCACGACGTTCGTGTACATCCGCAATACAACGGACCTGTTTTAGAAGACGTTCCCGAAAGTTCACAAATCAATTTATCTGAAGATATATCCCAGATTTTCGATTACGAAACCTATGAATGGCGCAGTAGAATGGGAGGATGGATGACATTGTAG